A window of the Candidatus Cloacimonadota bacterium genome harbors these coding sequences:
- a CDS encoding DUF2147 domain-containing protein, whose protein sequence is MKKLMLLALALGMLIPIALAAQTYKIEGLWYDADKQIKVQFYETKSGVYEGKIAWLREPNENGKPKVDKDNPDKSLRNRPILNLVFIKNLKSKGKNKYDGATVYDVSSGNTYSAKVELTGPNTMKLRGFLGVSLLGRTETWTRAN, encoded by the coding sequence ATGAAAAAACTGATGCTTCTTGCTCTGGCTTTGGGCATGCTGATTCCCATTGCCCTGGCAGCTCAAACCTACAAAATCGAAGGTCTGTGGTATGACGCGGACAAACAGATTAAAGTACAATTTTATGAAACAAAAAGTGGCGTGTATGAAGGCAAAATTGCTTGGCTGAGAGAACCAAATGAAAACGGTAAACCCAAGGTGGATAAAGACAATCCGGATAAAAGCCTCCGCAACCGTCCAATCTTGAACCTGGTGTTTATAAAAAACCTCAAATCCAAAGGCAAGAACAAATATGACGGCGCCACTGTTTACGACGTCTCATCCGGCAACACTTATTCCGCAAAAGTGGAATTAACCGGGCCAAACACGATGAAACTGCGCGGTTTCCTCGGAGTTTCTTTGCTTGGCAGAACCGAAACCTGGACACGCGCAAATTGA